The following proteins come from a genomic window of Pseudomonas putida:
- the astD gene encoding succinylglutamate-semialdehyde dehydrogenase — MTTHYIAGSWQAGQGEALQSLNPVTQAVVWQGQGADASQVDAAVLAARQAFPAWAQLSLEARIDVLEKFAEQLKQHSEALAYCIGEETGKPLWESATEVTSMVNKVAISIQSYRERTGEKSGPLADATAVLRHKPHGVVAVFGPYNFPGHLPNGHIVPALLAGNCVVFKPSELTPKVAELTVNCWIAAGLPAGVLNLVQGARETGVALAANPGIDGLFFTGSSRTGNLLHQQFAGRPDKILALEMGGNNPLVVDGVKDLDAAVYTIIQSAFISAGQRCTCARRLLVPQGAWGDALVIRLVEVCKSITVGAFDQQPAPFMGSVISLQAARALVAAQSELLAKGATQLLEMTQPQADAALLTPGIIDVTAVADRPDEEFFGPLLQVIRYADFDAAIDEANNTQYGLAAGLLSDSRARYQYFWLRSRAGIVNWNKQLTGAASSAPFGGIGASGNHRASAYYAADYCAYPVASLETASLALPATLTPGVTL, encoded by the coding sequence ATGACCACGCATTACATCGCCGGCAGCTGGCAGGCCGGCCAGGGTGAAGCCCTGCAGTCGCTCAACCCGGTCACGCAAGCCGTTGTCTGGCAAGGGCAGGGCGCCGATGCCAGCCAGGTCGACGCTGCCGTGCTGGCCGCGCGTCAGGCTTTTCCGGCCTGGGCGCAACTGAGCCTGGAGGCGCGCATCGACGTGCTGGAAAAGTTTGCCGAACAGCTCAAGCAGCATTCCGAGGCACTGGCCTACTGCATTGGCGAGGAAACCGGCAAACCGCTGTGGGAATCGGCTACCGAAGTCACCAGCATGGTCAACAAGGTCGCGATCTCGATACAGAGCTACCGCGAGCGTACGGGCGAGAAAAGCGGCCCGCTAGCCGATGCTACCGCCGTACTGCGGCACAAGCCCCACGGGGTGGTGGCGGTGTTCGGCCCCTACAATTTCCCCGGCCACTTGCCCAATGGTCACATTGTCCCGGCGCTGCTGGCCGGTAACTGTGTGGTGTTCAAGCCCAGCGAACTGACCCCCAAGGTCGCCGAGCTGACAGTCAATTGCTGGATCGCCGCGGGCCTGCCGGCCGGTGTGCTCAACCTGGTGCAGGGCGCACGTGAAACGGGCGTGGCGCTGGCTGCCAACCCAGGTATCGATGGCTTGTTCTTCACTGGCTCAAGCCGTACCGGCAACCTGCTTCATCAGCAGTTTGCCGGCCGTCCGGACAAGATCCTCGCCCTGGAAATGGGCGGCAACAACCCGTTGGTGGTGGATGGGGTCAAGGACCTCGACGCGGCGGTATACACGATCATCCAGTCGGCGTTCATCTCCGCTGGGCAGCGCTGCACCTGTGCTCGCCGTCTGCTGGTGCCGCAGGGCGCATGGGGCGATGCGCTGGTCATACGGTTGGTCGAGGTGTGCAAAAGCATCACGGTCGGCGCTTTTGATCAGCAGCCGGCACCCTTCATGGGTTCGGTGATTTCGCTGCAGGCTGCGCGGGCGCTGGTCGCGGCGCAGTCTGAGCTGCTCGCCAAGGGCGCTACCCAGTTGCTGGAGATGACCCAGCCCCAGGCCGATGCCGCACTGCTGACCCCGGGCATCATCGATGTCACCGCCGTGGCGGACCGGCCCGACGAAGAGTTTTTCGGCCCGCTGCTGCAGGTGATTCGTTACGCCGACTTCGATGCTGCCATCGACGAGGCCAACAACACTCAGTACGGTCTGGCCGCCGGCCTGTTGTCCGACTCCCGTGCCCGCTACCAGTACTTCTGGCTGCGCAGCCGCGCCGGCATCGTCAACTGGAACAAGCAACTGACCGGTGCCGCCAGCAGCGCGCCGTTCGGGGGGATAGGCGCCAGTGGCAATCATCGCGCCAGCGCCTATTACGCCGCCGACTACTGCGCTTACCCCGTGGCTTCGCTGGAGACTGCCAGCCTTGCCCTGCCGGCGACCCTGACGCCGGGCGTCACCCTATAA
- the astA gene encoding arginine N-succinyltransferase, translated as MIVRPVRSSDLPALIELARSTGTTGLTTLPANEERLGHRVGWAEKSFRGEAERGDTDYLFVLENDEGLVVGISAIAGAVGLREPWYNYRVGLTVSASQELNIYREIPTLFLANDLTGNSELCSLFLRSDHRSGLNGRLLSRARMLFIAEFPELFGNKIIAEMRGMSDEQGRSPFWESLGRHFFKMEFSQADYLTGVGNKSFIAELMPKFPLYTCFLSEAARSVIGRVHTDTEPALAMLKQEGFSYQGYVDIFDAGPAIECETSKIRAVRESQTLVLAVGTPGDDATPYIIHNRKRDDCRITAAPARLAAGTLVVDPQTAKRLRMGAGDNVRAVPLSASREAQ; from the coding sequence ATGATCGTTCGTCCTGTACGCAGCAGCGATTTACCTGCGCTGATCGAATTGGCACGCAGCACCGGTACCACCGGGCTGACCACCTTGCCGGCCAACGAGGAGCGCCTCGGGCATCGTGTCGGCTGGGCCGAGAAGAGCTTCCGTGGTGAAGCCGAGCGCGGTGACACCGACTACCTGTTCGTGCTGGAGAACGACGAAGGCCTGGTGGTCGGCATCAGTGCCATCGCCGGGGCCGTCGGCCTGCGCGAGCCCTGGTACAACTACCGGGTCGGCCTGACCGTCAGCGCCTCGCAGGAGCTGAACATCTATCGCGAAATCCCCACCCTGTTCCTGGCCAACGACCTGACCGGCAACTCCGAACTGTGTTCACTGTTCCTGCGTAGCGACCACCGCTCCGGGCTCAATGGCCGCTTGCTGTCGCGGGCGCGCATGCTGTTCATCGCCGAGTTCCCGGAACTGTTCGGCAACAAGATCATCGCCGAAATGCGTGGCATGTCTGACGAGCAGGGCCGTTCGCCGTTCTGGGAGAGCCTTGGGCGGCACTTTTTCAAGATGGAGTTCAGCCAGGCCGACTATCTCACTGGCGTGGGCAACAAGTCGTTCATTGCCGAGCTGATGCCCAAGTTCCCGTTGTACACCTGCTTCCTGTCGGAGGCTGCGCGCAGCGTCATCGGCCGTGTGCACACCGACACCGAGCCTGCGCTGGCCATGCTCAAGCAGGAAGGCTTCAGCTACCAGGGGTATGTCGACATCTTCGACGCTGGCCCGGCCATCGAGTGCGAAACCTCGAAGATTCGTGCCGTACGCGAGAGCCAGACCCTGGTGCTGGCCGTCGGTACGCCTGGCGATGACGCAACCCCTTACATCATCCACAACCGCAAGCGCGATGACTGCCGTATCACTGCCGCGCCCGCACGTCTGGCTGCGGGCACCCTGGTGGTCGACCCGCAAACCGCCAAGCGCCTGCGTATGGGCGCTGGCGACAATGTGCGCGCCGTGCCGCTGTCGGCAAGCCGGGAGGCCCAGTAA
- the aruF gene encoding arginine/ornithine succinyltransferase subunit alpha, which yields MLVMRPAQMGDLNEVQRMAADSPVGVTSLPDDAARLGDKIAASETSFAAEVSFNGEESYFFVLEDSVTGKLAGCSAIVASAGYSEPFYSFRNETFVHASRELKIHNKIHVLSLCHDLTGNSLLTSFYVLPELVNSGWAELNSRGRLLFMASHPERFADSVVTEIVGYSDEQGESPFWDAIGRNFFDLNYAHAERLCGLKSRTFLAELMPHYPIYVPLLPDAAQEAMGQVHPRAQITFDILMREGFETEHYIDIFDGGPTLHARASGIRSIAQSRVVPVKLEELPAKGGRPYLVCNGQLQDYRAVLVELDWVPGKPVSLSAEAAEALGVGEGASVRLVAV from the coding sequence ATGCTGGTGATGCGCCCCGCGCAAATGGGTGATCTGAACGAAGTGCAGCGCATGGCTGCAGACAGCCCCGTTGGTGTCACTTCGCTGCCGGACGACGCTGCCCGTCTGGGCGACAAGATCGCCGCCTCGGAAACGTCGTTCGCTGCCGAAGTCAGTTTCAATGGCGAAGAAAGCTACTTCTTCGTGCTTGAGGACAGTGTCACCGGCAAGCTCGCCGGTTGCTCGGCAATCGTCGCCTCGGCAGGCTACTCCGAGCCGTTCTACAGTTTTCGTAACGAAACCTTCGTGCACGCCTCCCGCGAACTGAAGATCCACAACAAGATCCACGTCCTGTCACTGTGCCATGACCTCACCGGCAACAGCCTGCTGACCAGCTTCTATGTCCTGCCTGAACTGGTGAACAGTGGCTGGGCCGAGCTGAATTCGCGTGGCCGCTTGCTGTTCATGGCCTCGCACCCGGAGCGCTTTGCCGACTCGGTGGTCACCGAAATCGTCGGTTACAGCGACGAGCAAGGCGAGTCGCCGTTCTGGGATGCCATCGGGCGCAACTTCTTCGACCTCAACTATGCCCACGCCGAGCGCTTGTGCGGCCTGAAGAGCCGTACCTTCCTCGCCGAACTGATGCCGCACTACCCGATCTATGTACCCCTGCTGCCGGACGCTGCGCAGGAAGCCATGGGCCAGGTGCACCCGCGCGCGCAGATCACTTTCGACATCCTCATGCGTGAGGGCTTCGAGACCGAGCACTACATCGACATCTTCGATGGCGGCCCGACCTTGCATGCGCGTGCCTCGGGCATCCGCTCGATCGCCCAGAGCAGGGTGGTGCCGGTCAAGCTCGAGGAACTGCCGGCCAAGGGCGGGCGCCCGTACCTGGTGTGCAACGGCCAACTGCAGGATTACCGCGCGGTGCTGGTCGAACTGGACTGGGTGCCGGGCAAGCCTGTCAGCCTCAGTGCAGAGGCTGCCGAGGCGCTGGGTGTGGGCGAGGGCGCCAGCGTGCGCCTGGTCGCGGTCTGA
- a CDS encoding aspartate aminotransferase family protein, which produces MSVEQAPVQRADFDQVMVPNYSPAAFIPVRGEGSRVWDQSGRELIDFAGGIAVNALGHCHPALVKALTEQANTLWHVSNVFTNEPALRLAHKLVDATFADRAFFCNSGAESNEAAFKLARRVAHDRFGPDKHEIISAVNSFHGRTLFTVSVGGQPKYSDGFGPKITGISHVPYNDLEALKAQISDKTCAVVIEPIQGESGVVPADKAYLEGARKLCDEHNALLIFDEVQTGVGRTGSLYAYQHYGVTPDILTSAKSLGGGFPIGAMLTTSELAKHLAVGTHGTTYGGNPLGCAVACAVLDVINTPETLAGIKAKHERFKVRLEKIGQQAGLFSQVRGVGLLIGCVLTEAWQGKAKDILNAAEKEGVMVLQAGPDVVRFAPSLVIEDADIDEGLDRFERAVAKLTQA; this is translated from the coding sequence ATGTCCGTTGAGCAAGCCCCGGTGCAACGTGCCGATTTCGACCAGGTCATGGTCCCCAACTATTCTCCGGCGGCCTTCATTCCTGTGCGAGGCGAGGGTTCCCGCGTCTGGGACCAGTCGGGTCGCGAACTCATCGACTTTGCCGGTGGCATTGCGGTAAACGCCCTGGGCCACTGCCACCCGGCACTGGTCAAGGCCCTGACCGAGCAGGCCAACACCCTCTGGCACGTTTCCAACGTCTTCACCAACGAGCCAGCACTGCGCCTGGCACACAAACTGGTCGATGCCACCTTTGCCGACCGGGCTTTTTTCTGCAACTCCGGCGCTGAGTCCAACGAGGCCGCTTTCAAGCTGGCCCGTCGTGTCGCCCATGACCGCTTCGGTCCCGACAAGCACGAAATCATCTCCGCCGTGAACAGCTTCCACGGTCGCACGCTGTTCACCGTCAGTGTCGGCGGCCAGCCGAAGTACTCTGACGGTTTCGGCCCGAAGATTACCGGTATCAGTCATGTGCCCTACAACGACCTGGAAGCGCTGAAGGCACAGATTTCCGACAAGACCTGCGCCGTGGTGATCGAGCCGATCCAGGGCGAGAGCGGTGTGGTCCCGGCCGACAAGGCGTACCTGGAAGGCGCCCGCAAGCTGTGTGACGAGCACAACGCCCTGCTGATCTTCGATGAAGTGCAGACGGGTGTGGGTCGTACCGGCTCGCTGTACGCCTATCAGCACTACGGCGTGACGCCAGACATCCTGACCAGCGCCAAGAGCCTGGGCGGTGGTTTCCCGATCGGTGCCATGCTCACCACCAGTGAGCTTGCCAAGCATCTGGCGGTCGGCACCCACGGCACTACCTATGGCGGTAACCCGTTGGGCTGCGCCGTTGCCTGCGCGGTGCTGGACGTGATCAACACCCCAGAAACCCTGGCCGGTATCAAAGCCAAGCACGAGCGCTTCAAGGTGCGCCTTGAGAAGATCGGCCAGCAGGCCGGCCTGTTCTCTCAGGTGCGTGGTGTCGGCCTGTTGATCGGCTGCGTGCTGACCGAAGCCTGGCAGGGCAAGGCCAAGGACATCCTCAATGCCGCCGAGAAGGAAGGCGTGATGGTGCTGCAGGCCGGCCCGGACGTGGTGCGCTTCGCGCCGAGCCTGGTGATCGAAGATGCCGATATCGATGAAGGCCTGGACCGCTTCGAGCGGGCTGTGGCCAAACTGACCCAGGCCTGA
- the argR gene encoding transcriptional regulator ArgR: MTTQRIGFLIWPSTKPLTLALAEEVLLVAQRVHPDVVYELAFMQAEPAQDGAWRLPGEPWNGRLEGCHKLFLLADELPQALGSALSSALKQLARSGCIIGGLSAGVYPLAMLGLLDGYRAAVHWRWQDDFAERFPKVIATSHLFDWDRDRLTACGGMAVTDLLLAVLARDHGAELAGAVSEELVVERIREGGERQRIPLQNRLGSSHPKLTQAVLLMEANIEEPLTTDEIAQHVCVSRRQLERIFKQYLNRVPSQYYLELRLNKARQMLMQTSKSIIQIGLSCGFSSGPHFSSAYRNFFGATPREDRNQRRNSSPFELSSAPAEKG; this comes from the coding sequence ATGACCACCCAGCGAATCGGTTTTCTCATCTGGCCAAGCACCAAGCCCTTGACGTTGGCGCTGGCGGAGGAAGTATTGCTGGTGGCCCAGCGGGTACATCCTGATGTGGTTTACGAGCTGGCCTTTATGCAGGCCGAACCTGCGCAGGATGGCGCCTGGCGCCTGCCGGGCGAGCCCTGGAACGGGCGCCTGGAGGGTTGTCACAAGCTGTTCCTGCTCGCTGACGAGCTGCCCCAGGCGCTGGGGTCGGCGCTGTCCTCGGCCCTCAAGCAATTGGCCCGTAGCGGCTGCATTATTGGCGGGCTGTCTGCGGGTGTGTATCCGTTGGCCATGCTCGGCCTGCTCGATGGTTACCGCGCTGCGGTGCATTGGCGCTGGCAAGACGATTTTGCCGAGCGCTTTCCCAAGGTCATCGCCACCAGCCATCTGTTCGATTGGGACCGTGATCGCCTGACCGCTTGCGGCGGTATGGCGGTGACCGACTTGCTGCTGGCGGTGCTGGCGCGTGATCACGGGGCTGAGCTGGCTGGTGCGGTTTCCGAGGAGCTGGTGGTCGAGCGCATTCGTGAGGGGGGGGAGCGCCAGCGCATTCCGCTGCAGAACCGCCTCGGCTCCAGCCATCCGAAGCTGACCCAGGCGGTGCTGTTGATGGAAGCCAACATCGAAGAGCCGCTGACCACTGACGAAATCGCTCAGCATGTATGCGTGTCGCGCAGGCAACTGGAGCGTATCTTCAAGCAGTACCTCAATCGGGTGCCCAGCCAGTATTACCTGGAGTTGCGGCTGAACAAGGCGCGGCAGATGCTGATGCAGACCAGCAAATCGATCATCCAGATCGGCCTTTCCTGTGGCTTCTCCTCCGGCCCGCATTTCTCCAGTGCTTACCGCAATTTCTTTGGCGCCACGCCACGGGAAGACCGCAACCAGCGGCGTAACAGCAGCCCCTTCGAATTGAGTTCGGCGCCTGCCGAAAAGGGCTGA
- the aotP gene encoding arginine/ornithine transport ATP-binding protein AotP: MYKLEVQDLHKRYGSHEVLKGVSLAAKAGDVISIIGSSGSGKSTFLRCINLLEQPHAGKILLNNEELKLVAGKDGALKAADPRQLQRMRSRLSMVFQHFNLWSHMTALENVIEAPVHVLGVNKKEALEKAEHYLAKVGVAHRKDAFPGHMSGGEQQRVAIARALAMEPEVMLFDEPTSALDPELVGDVLKVMQALAQEGRTMVVVTHEMGFAREVSNQLVFLHKGLVEETGCPREVLANPQSERLKQFLSGSLK; this comes from the coding sequence ATGTACAAACTAGAAGTCCAAGACCTGCACAAGCGCTACGGCAGCCATGAAGTGCTCAAGGGTGTGTCCCTGGCGGCCAAGGCAGGCGATGTGATCAGCATTATCGGCTCCAGCGGTTCGGGCAAGTCGACCTTCCTGCGCTGCATCAACCTGCTTGAGCAGCCGCACGCCGGCAAGATCCTGCTCAACAACGAAGAGCTGAAGCTGGTCGCCGGCAAGGACGGCGCGCTCAAGGCTGCCGACCCGCGCCAGCTGCAGCGCATGCGCTCACGGCTGTCGATGGTGTTCCAGCATTTCAACCTGTGGTCGCACATGACCGCGCTGGAAAACGTCATCGAGGCGCCGGTGCACGTGCTTGGCGTAAACAAGAAAGAAGCCCTGGAAAAAGCCGAACACTATCTGGCCAAGGTGGGCGTCGCCCATCGCAAGGATGCTTTCCCGGGGCATATGTCCGGCGGTGAGCAGCAGCGTGTGGCGATTGCCCGAGCGCTGGCGATGGAGCCTGAAGTGATGCTGTTCGACGAGCCGACTTCGGCGCTCGACCCCGAACTGGTCGGCGATGTGCTAAAGGTCATGCAGGCCCTGGCCCAGGAAGGCCGGACCATGGTGGTGGTGACCCATGAGATGGGCTTTGCCCGCGAAGTGTCCAACCAGTTGGTGTTCCTGCACAAAGGCCTGGTCGAAGAGACCGGCTGCCCGCGCGAAGTGCTGGCCAACCCGCAATCGGAGCGGCTCAAGCAGTTTCTCTCTGGCAGCCTGAAGTAA
- a CDS encoding ABC transporter permease, which yields MIFDYNVIWEAMPLYLGGLLTTLKLLAISLFFGLLVAVPLGLMRVSKQPVVNLTAWLYTYVIRGTPMLVQLFLIYYGLAQFEAVRESIFWPLLSSATFCACLAFAVNTSAYTAEIIAGSLKATPHGEIEAAKAMGMSRMKMYRRILLPSALRRALPQYSNEVIMMLQTTSLASIVTLIDITGAARTVNAQYYLPFEAYITAGVFYLCLTFILVRLFKMAERRWLGYLAPRKH from the coding sequence ATGATTTTCGATTACAACGTCATCTGGGAGGCCATGCCGCTGTACCTCGGCGGCCTGCTCACCACCCTCAAGCTGCTGGCGATATCGCTATTCTTCGGCCTGCTGGTGGCTGTTCCGCTGGGCTTGATGCGGGTGTCCAAGCAGCCGGTGGTCAACCTCACGGCCTGGCTGTACACCTACGTGATCCGCGGCACGCCGATGCTGGTGCAGCTGTTCCTGATCTACTACGGCCTGGCTCAGTTCGAGGCGGTGCGCGAAAGCATCTTCTGGCCATTGCTATCCAGCGCCACGTTTTGTGCGTGCCTGGCATTTGCCGTCAACACCAGTGCCTACACCGCTGAAATCATCGCCGGCAGCCTCAAGGCCACCCCGCACGGCGAGATCGAGGCGGCCAAGGCCATGGGTATGTCCCGCATGAAGATGTACCGTCGCATCCTGCTGCCGTCGGCCCTGCGCCGGGCGTTGCCGCAGTACAGCAACGAAGTGATCATGATGCTGCAGACCACCAGCCTGGCGTCGATCGTGACCCTGATCGACATCACCGGTGCCGCGCGTACGGTCAATGCCCAGTACTACCTGCCTTTCGAGGCCTACATCACGGCGGGCGTGTTCTATCTGTGCCTGACCTTCATCCTGGTGCGCCTGTTCAAGATGGCCGAACGCCGCTGGCTCGGCTACCTGGCGCCGCGCAAGCACTGA